GGCGGGCGTCGTCGATGACGCGGGTGATGGGGTTGGCGGGGTACGGGGGCGTGGCGGGCGGGTAGTGCAGCATCAGGATCAGGTGGTCGCCGGGTTGCCGCAGGGCGCGGGCGGCTTTCACGCTGAGGCTGAGGCGTTCGGCCTCGCGGGTCAGGAGGCGGGTGTCGTCGTCGCTCAGGGGGTCGTGGCCGGGCGTGAGCCAGCCGCGCGAGCCGCACACGACGACGTTCTCCACGCGCACGGCGTCGTTCACGACGGCCAGCATGCCGGGAGGCAGCGCCGCGCGGAGTTTCGCGGCGGTGGGCCACCAGTAGTCGTGGTTGCCGCGCAGCAGGACCTTGGTGCCGGGCAGCGCCGCGACGGGCGCGAGGTCGGTCATGGCGTCCGGGAGGCGCATGGCCCAGGACAGGTCGCCGGGCAGCAGCACGAGGTCCTGCGGGCGAACGAGTTCCCGCCACTGGTCGAAGATGGCCTGCGGGTGCCCGGCCCAGTTCGGTCCGAAGACGGTCATGGGTTTCGGGGTGACAGTGGCGAGGTGCAGGTCGGCAATGGCGTACACGCGCATGGGGTCTGGGTCGTCTCCGGGCTCGGGCGGGGGGGCGAAGGGGCGGGGCGGGTAACAGAAGGGCCCCCCGCAGGATACGGGAGGGCCTTCTCTTCTGATGATGGTCGGGGCGAGAGGATTCGAACCTCCGACCCCGTCGTCCCGAACGACGTGCGCTACCAGGCTGCGCTACGCCCCGAACCCGACCACCGCCCGGCTGTTGCTGGGCAGGGGGTAGTCTACGCGGCGTCCTGCGGGGTGTCAAGCGCGGCGGGGCGGGTCATTCCGGGTCGTTCCAGTCCTCCGGGCTGTCCCCGGGGGCGTCCAGCAACTCCTCTTCCGGGTCCTCCCCTTCCGGCAGGCTGGCGACGTGCTCGCGGATGGCGGGCCAGATGACGTTCCCGGTAAAGCCGCGCCGCGCCAGGAACCCGAAGGCGCTGGCCTGCGGATCACGCTTGCGGGCAAAGGACGACCAGCGGCGTTGCAGGAGTTCGCGCACGACCTGCGTCTCGTCGTCGGGGTCGCGGGCGTCCACGGTCTCGCGAATCAGGTCGTCGGTCAGGCCGCGGCGTTTGAGAGTCTGACGGACGCGCAGTTCTCCCACGCCGCGCCGCGACCCTTCCACCCGCGCGACCTGCGCGTCGTCCTGGTAGCCGAGTTCCTGCACGCGAGCCAGCACCTCGGCGATCAGGTCGGGGTTCTCGCTGCGTTTCTCCAGTTTGGCCCGCAGTTCCGCCTGCGTCAGCGCCCGCTGGCCCAGGGCGCGGAAGGCGTAGCCGATCAGGGCGTCGCGCTGCTCCTGCGGGGTGCGTTCCCGCGCGGGCCGGGCGGGCAGCGTGTCCTCCAGGCCCACGTCGGGCGTGCGGGCCGGGCGGCGTCCGGGTCTGTATCGTCCGGTCATGCCCGACAGTATGCCGCTTGCCACGGCCCGCAAAGGCAGGTATAGTCACGAGGTTGCCCACCCCGCGCGGGTGGCAGCCCGGACCCGTTCGCCCAGCGTGGCGCGCAGGTCCGGCGCGCCGGAAGTACCGCGAAGTACCGCGTCCGGACGCTCGTGTTCCCCCGCGTGGGAACCGCCCCGCACCGCCAGACCGGCGGCGGGAGAAAAGGAGAAATCACATGGCCCTTCGTCACAAGTCCGCCCAGAAACGTCACCGCCAGAGCCTCAAGCGCCGCATGACCAACCGCAGCCGCAAGAGCACCATCAAGACCTTCACCAAGAAGGCCGTGGTGGCCGCCCAGACCGGCGCCGAGGACCTGAACACCCTGCAGGCGCGCGCCGAGAGCCTGATCGACAAGGCCGCCAAGGGCAGCACCCTGCACAAGAACGCCGCGGCCCGCAAGAAGAGCCGCCTCGCCAAGGCTATCAACAAGGCCAAGGCCGCCCAGCAGGGCTGAGCCCACAGGCAACGCGAAACCCCGTCCCACCCCAGCGGTGAGGCGGGGTTTCGCGTTGCCTGTCGCAGCCGAGCCGCGAAAAAGGCGGCGACTCCCACCCTCGGGAGTCGCCGCCTGCCTGACGCTGCTCTGGCTGGTGCTTACTTGACCGTAACGCGGATGGCGCAGGTGCCTTCCTGCCCGGCGGTCAGGCGCGCGATATTCCAGCGGACAGCGGTGTACTCGCTGGGTTTGACCTCGACCTTCTTCTGCACGGTCTTGCCGTTCTCGGTCACCGTCACGGTCTTCATGAGGGGCGCGGCGGCGAAGGTCTTACCGTCGGTGCTGTACTGCGTGGTCACGCCGCCCACCGTGCAGGTCGCCCGCTGGAAGGTGGTGGCCGGGTCGACTTTCATGTTCAGGACGATGCTGCTCAGGACGCCCTTGCTGACGTTCTTGAAGGTCTGCGTGAGCGACAGGACGCTGCCGGGCACGACCTGAGTCTTGCTGGCGTCGGTCAGGACCTCAACTTTCTTGCCGTCGCGGGTTTCCTGCGTGACGACCAGGTTCGCGGCCGTCAGGGTCAGGGGGCTGGGGGTGGTGGCGGCGGCACCGGCGAGCGTGCCGAGAACAGCGGCGCCGAGCAGGACAGTACGGATCAGGTGGGACATGGTGGAACCTCCGAAAGTGAAGTGCGCGCAGGGGGGTGGGGGCGGCGTCCGGTCTGTGGGCGCCTGTGCCTTCCATGATTACTGCGGGCGTTCATGAGCTGCGTGGGGGCCGCTGGGGGCATTCATCCCCCACTGCGGCCCCCCGGCGGTCAGATTCAGGTCAGCGGGCGACCGCACCGCGCGTCTCGACCACGCCGGCCAGCACGCGGGCGATCTCGTGGATCTCGGCGGCGTCCTGGCCCTCGACCATCACGCGGATCAGGTTCTCGGTGCCGCTGGGGCGCAGGTTCACGCGGCCCTTGCCGTGCAGTTTCGCCTCGGCGTCGGTCACGGCGGCCTGCACGGCGGGGTCCACGGCGATGGCTTTCTTGTCGGCCACGCGCACGTTCACCAGCGTCTGCGGGTACATGACGAGGTCGTCGTGCAGCTCGTCGAGCGTGGTCTGCGTGGCGCGCATGCTGGCCAGCGTGAGCAGCGCGGTCAGCACGCCGTCCCCGGTGGGCGACACGTCCAGGAACAGGATGTGACCGCTCTGCTCGCCGCCCAGCGTCAGGTGCTGGTCGTGCAGGCGCTCGTGCACGTAGCGGTCGCCGACGGCGGTGCGTTCCAGGGGGATGCCCGCCTCGTTCAGTTTCACCTCAAGGGCCATGTTCGCCATGATGGTGGTCACCACCGCCTTCTCGCCGCGCGCGCGGGCGTTCAGCAGCAGCATGTGGTCGCCGTGCACGACGTTGCCGCGGCTGTCCACGAACAGGGCGCGGTCGGCGTCCCCGTCGAAGGCGACGCCCAGGTCGTACTTCCCTTCGCGCACGATGCGTTGCAGGTGGTCCAGGTGCGTGCTGCCGCACTCGCGGTTGATGTTGCGGCCGTCCGGGGTGGTGTACACGGCGAACACATCAGCGCCGGCCGCCTGGAAGACCTTCGGGCCCACGCGGTACGCCGCGCCGTTCGCGCAGTCCATGGCGATCCGCAGGCCGCTCAGGTCCGGGGCGTGCGCCTTGAGGTAGTTGACGTACAGGCGCTCGGCCTCGGCGTAGTTGGTGACGCCGCCCAGGTCCACGCCGGTCACGGGTGGCAGGGTGTCCACGCCGTCGATGGCGGCCTCGATCTCCAGTTCGGTGGCGTCCCGGAGTTTCTGGCCGTCCGCGCCGAAGAACTTGATGCCGTTGTCCTCATAGGGGTTGTGCGAGGCGCTGATGACCACACCCGCGTCGGCGTTCAGGTGGCGGGTCAGGTAGCTGACGCCGGGGGTGGGCAGGACGCCCACGTGGATGACGTTTACGCCCCGGCTGGTCAGGCCGGCGGCCAGGGCCGCTTCGAGCATGTCGCCGCTCTGGCGGGTGTCCTTGCCGATCACGACGCTGGCGCGCGGGTTCTGCTGTTTGAGGACCTCACCGGCCGCCGCGCCGAGTTGCATGACCCAGGAGGCCGTCAGGGGGAAGGCCCCCGCCACGGCGCGCACGCCGTCCGTTCCAAAGTACTTCCGTTCACTCATGATGAGGCCCATCATACGCGTGGGAGTGCCGTGAGTACCTGACTCATACGGATTCCGTTTGTTTCGCCAACAATCCGGAACTTCACCGGATTGCCGGCTCCACGTCCGGAACCCGTTTTGCTCCCACTCTGCGGAGCAGCTCTACGAGTCGCTTCGCTCGGACCCAGCGGGCTTTGCAGCCCCTTCAATCGGAGTCCGTATCATGACTGACCAGCGGGAACGGTCTTCTTGCACCGGGTTCAGTCCCGGCAACCCGGCGGGGCGCAGCCGCGTACCGGAGGCATGAGTGGATTCTCTGGCGGGTCGTTTTCGTTCAGTCGCAGCGGACGTGGTGGCGGTCTGGGTGGGCTGCTCGGCGGGCGTCACAGCCGCAGCAGTTTCAGCGGGGGCCGCGCCCATTACGGACGGCGCGGGCACTACCGGCAGCGGCGCGGCGGGTGCCTGGGCTGCCTGGGCGTGGTCGCGCTGGTGACCGTCACCGTGGCGGGCGGCGCGGCAGGCCTGCTGACGCTGCTGGCCTGATGCGCGCAGGGCCGGCCGCCGCGCTGGCCGACACGCTGACCGTGCTGCGCGGCGACGGGCCGGTGATCCTGCACGCCCGCCGCTGGCCGCGCGACCTGCACGCCCTGTTTCCGGGTGCGGGCCGCCCGCTGGAAAGCTGGGTGGGTGAGGGGGCGGCCTTCGCACGCTTCAACGCAGGCGGGGAGCCGCTGTTCCTGAAGTTCATCCCGGCCGGCTGGCGGGACCGCCGCGCCTGGAAACGCCTGACGCGCGAGGCGGCGTACCTGCGCGACCTCGCGCCGCTGTCGCCGGTGCCGCACGCTCCGTTCCGACACGCGGCGCAGTCCGCGCATACGCCGCACGCGCACCTGCTGACCCGCGACCTGACCGAGGAGACGACCGGCTGGGGGGCGTTTGAGGACGACGCGGCGCGCGGCGCGGCCCTGCTGGAGATCGCGCGGCTGCTGGCACGGCACCACGCGTTCTGGGCGGGTCCGGGGCAGGCGGCGCTACGCGGCCCGTGGGCGTGGCAGCTGGAGCGGGTGCTGGAGCGCGCCGCCCGGATGCACGCCGGGCTGGCAGCAGGCGGTCTGAGCGGCCCGGACGGACGGCCCGCGCCGCTGCCAGAGCCGGTGGTGCGGGCAGCGCGGGAGGCCGCCGGGCAGCTGCCGGCGCTGCTGGCGGCGGCCCCGCTGACGACCCTGGTCCACGGCGACATTCACGCGGGGCAGGTGCTGTGGCGCGGGCCGGAGCCGGTCCTGATCGATTACGGGCAGGTGCATGCCAGCGTGCCGGGCGAGGACCTCGCGCACCTGCTGGCCGTGCGCCTGGACGCCGCCGACCGCGCCCGCCTGGGCCCGGAGCTGCGCGGCGCGTACCGGGATGAACTGGCCCGCTGCGGCCTGCGCCTGACGGATACGGAACTGGCGGCGCAGGAACGCGCGGGACTGGCCCTGAATCTGCTGTCGGTGGTGCGGCAGGCCGCCCGCACGCCGGAGCGGGGCACGGCCGAGGCGGCGCTGAAGGTCACGGCTGCGTGGGTGGAACCGGCCGGGTGAGGATCAGTCCGCTCCCAGGAAGGCGCGCCAGCGGTCGAGTTCGCGGTCCAGCGAGCGGGTGAAGGTGCCGGTCTGTCGCACGCCGGGCACGAGGCCCAGATCCGTGTGCAGCTGACCTCCCTGCGCGCTCAGGTTCGCCCAGCCCACTGCCCGCCCGGCGTGCAGGACTGGCAGGGCGTAGTACCCGAACTGGCGTTTCGGGGCGGGCGTGTACGCCTCGAAACGGTACGTCCAGCCGTGCAGGTGCGCGAAGCGGCGACGATCCCACACCAGCGGATCGAAGGGATTCACGATCCGCACGCCGCGCGGCGCCGGGGCCTGCGCGGGGTCCTGTTCAGGCAGCCACACGTACGTCAGGCCGTCCACGCGGGCCGAGTGCAGGTCGTCCTGCACCGCCGCCCGGAACGCGGCGCGCAATTGCGGCAGCAGGTGCGGCAGACCGTAGTGCGACAGGCCGATCAGGTACCCCAGGCTCGCCTGCGGCAGCGGCCCGTACAGCCGCGCGAGCAGATGCACCACGCCCCGCAGCCGCTCCGGTTCCGGCAGGGGCGACTCGCGCAGCGCCCGCAGGTGCGGGGCCGGGCCGTACAGCCGCACGCCCCCCACGCGCCGCGTGACGCGCAACTCGCCCCGGCGGTGCAGCACGTCCAGCGCGCGGGTCGTGGCGCTCGACTGGCCGCCCCAGGCGTTCACGGTACGGCCCTGACCCAGCCGCAGCGCCACCTCGCGCGGGTGCACTTCCTCGCGGCCCTGCACGGCGGCGCGCACCTCGGGCAGCAGGTCGGGGTGCGCGGCCTCCAGGCGGGTGGGCGGCACCTCACGCGGATGCAGCAGCGCCTGCACCGCCCGGGGCATGAAGCCGTAGTTGGGCAGCATGTCCTCCTCGGCGTCCAGGGTCGGGTACAGCCGCTCCAGATGCCCGGCACGGTAACCGGGCACGCGGGCCATCAGGGTCAAGTCCTGCGCGCGGGCCGGCGAGCGGATCGGGTCGGCCTGCACGAAACCCATCGCGTTCAGGGCCGCCTGCACGCTCCGCTGCGGTTCCAGCGTGCGCGCCGCCGCCGCGCGCAGGGCTGCCAGGGTGGGATCGAGAGTCACACAGCCAGGGTAACGTGCGGGTACGACGCAAGGGAGGGAGGCGGACCAAGTGGCCCAGCCTCCCTTTCCTGCCCCTGCTGACTCCTGCGTCTCCTACGGATTCCGTTTGTTTCGCTGACAACCCGGAACATCGCCGACTTGTCAGCTTCACGTCCGGAACCCGTTTCTCTCTCACTCGCTTCGCTCGGATTGAACGGGATTTTCAGCCCATTCAATCGGAGTCCGTCTTACTTGATGCTGCCGGTCAGGCCGTTGGGGTAGAAGCCGCCCTTGGTGGCGTTGGGGGCCAGGTAGACGATGTTCAGCACTTCACGGGTGGAGCGGCCGAAGGCGACGCCGTTCCTGTCGGCGGGCGCGACGATCATGTTGCCGGCGTTGTCGCTGAGGCCCTGGTCTTTCATGCCGCCGACCGAGCCGCGCAGGTTGCTGATGGCCTGCACGACCTGCCCGACGTACAGTCCGGCGGCGGCGCTCACCTGACGCTGCTGGTACAGCATGGTGCGGATGGCGCCGCCGTGGTACGCCTCGACGGCGAGGATGCCGGCGGCGGCCTGCAGGTACGCGGGGTTGGTGATCAGGGTCGCGGCGCCGTTGTAGGCGGTGACACCCACGTCCTCGAAGATGAACGCGCCGTGCAGGAAGAACAAATCGTTCAGGAAGGGGTTGAATCCGTCGATCTTCCCGCCGGACGCGGCCTTCCCGGCGGCGCGGAACGCCCCGTTCAGGTCGATGACGGGGCGGGGGGCGGCGGCCTTGCCGAGCGCGCCGGACAGGAACTTGACGTGCTGCAGTTCGTCCTCGGCGATGTCGCGGGCCAGGGCCTGCACGTTCGCGTCCTTGAAGTTCATGCCGCGGCTCTGGTCGAGGCCGGCGGGCAGGATGATGTTCGCGCCGCCGCCGATCCGGC
The DNA window shown above is from Deinococcus sp. LM3 and carries:
- a CDS encoding metallophosphoesterase, giving the protein MRVYAIADLHLATVTPKPMTVFGPNWAGHPQAIFDQWRELVRPQDLVLLPGDLSWAMRLPDAMTDLAPVAALPGTKVLLRGNHDYWWPTAAKLRAALPPGMLAVVNDAVRVENVVVCGSRGWLTPGHDPLSDDDTRLLTREAERLSLSVKAARALRQPGDHLILMLHYPPATPPYPANPITRVIDDARPDLIVYGHLHGVPVERSMRHVGGIPAHLVAADGLKFRPRLLLDTGD
- a CDS encoding RecX family transcriptional regulator; this encodes MTGRYRPGRRPARTPDVGLEDTLPARPARERTPQEQRDALIGYAFRALGQRALTQAELRAKLEKRSENPDLIAEVLARVQELGYQDDAQVARVEGSRRGVGELRVRQTLKRRGLTDDLIRETVDARDPDDETQVVRELLQRRWSSFARKRDPQASAFGFLARRGFTGNVIWPAIREHVASLPEGEDPEEELLDAPGDSPEDWNDPE
- the rpsT gene encoding 30S ribosomal protein S20 codes for the protein MALRHKSAQKRHRQSLKRRMTNRSRKSTIKTFTKKAVVAAQTGAEDLNTLQARAESLIDKAAKGSTLHKNAAARKKSRLAKAINKAKAAQQG
- the glmM gene encoding phosphoglucosamine mutase, which codes for MSERKYFGTDGVRAVAGAFPLTASWVMQLGAAAGEVLKQQNPRASVVIGKDTRQSGDMLEAALAAGLTSRGVNVIHVGVLPTPGVSYLTRHLNADAGVVISASHNPYEDNGIKFFGADGQKLRDATELEIEAAIDGVDTLPPVTGVDLGGVTNYAEAERLYVNYLKAHAPDLSGLRIAMDCANGAAYRVGPKVFQAAGADVFAVYTTPDGRNINRECGSTHLDHLQRIVREGKYDLGVAFDGDADRALFVDSRGNVVHGDHMLLLNARARGEKAVVTTIMANMALEVKLNEAGIPLERTAVGDRYVHERLHDQHLTLGGEQSGHILFLDVSPTGDGVLTALLTLASMRATQTTLDELHDDLVMYPQTLVNVRVADKKAIAVDPAVQAAVTDAEAKLHGKGRVNLRPSGTENLIRVMVEGQDAAEIHEIARVLAGVVETRGAVAR
- a CDS encoding phosphotransferase is translated as MRAGPAAALADTLTVLRGDGPVILHARRWPRDLHALFPGAGRPLESWVGEGAAFARFNAGGEPLFLKFIPAGWRDRRAWKRLTREAAYLRDLAPLSPVPHAPFRHAAQSAHTPHAHLLTRDLTEETTGWGAFEDDAARGAALLEIARLLARHHAFWAGPGQAALRGPWAWQLERVLERAARMHAGLAAGGLSGPDGRPAPLPEPVVRAAREAAGQLPALLAAAPLTTLVHGDIHAGQVLWRGPEPVLIDYGQVHASVPGEDLAHLLAVRLDAADRARLGPELRGAYRDELARCGLRLTDTELAAQERAGLALNLLSVVRQAARTPERGTAEAALKVTAAWVEPAG
- a CDS encoding crosslink repair DNA glycosylase YcaQ family protein encodes the protein MTLDPTLAALRAAAARTLEPQRSVQAALNAMGFVQADPIRSPARAQDLTLMARVPGYRAGHLERLYPTLDAEEDMLPNYGFMPRAVQALLHPREVPPTRLEAAHPDLLPEVRAAVQGREEVHPREVALRLGQGRTVNAWGGQSSATTRALDVLHRRGELRVTRRVGGVRLYGPAPHLRALRESPLPEPERLRGVVHLLARLYGPLPQASLGYLIGLSHYGLPHLLPQLRAAFRAAVQDDLHSARVDGLTYVWLPEQDPAQAPAPRGVRIVNPFDPLVWDRRRFAHLHGWTYRFEAYTPAPKRQFGYYALPVLHAGRAVGWANLSAQGGQLHTDLGLVPGVRQTGTFTRSLDRELDRWRAFLGAD
- a CDS encoding ferritin-like domain-containing protein; the encoded protein is MDNRTSTEQIIAAATNADTMNRRAAMGFLGKIGMGAAAMGLAATSGTAAAAPAKDIDGAVLNFALNLEYLEAAFYLAAVGRVDELRRIGGGANIILPAGLDQSRGMNFKDANVQALARDIAEDELQHVKFLSGALGKAAAPRPVIDLNGAFRAAGKAASGGKIDGFNPFLNDLFFLHGAFIFEDVGVTAYNGAATLITNPAYLQAAAGILAVEAYHGGAIRTMLYQQRQVSAAAGLYVGQVVQAISNLRGSVGGMKDQGLSDNAGNMIVAPADRNGVAFGRSTREVLNIVYLAPNATKGGFYPNGLTGSIK